A DNA window from Drosophila biarmipes strain raj3 chromosome 2R, RU_DBia_V1.1, whole genome shotgun sequence contains the following coding sequences:
- the LOC108036282 gene encoding serine protease grass has translation MKCFQEIFCLAWAFICLIEVSELVPQNWTPEERSVYEQLRQQDCGVLSNILPIQRLRRRITGGRKSSLMSQPWMAFLYIPEHLEICRCGGSLISESFVLTAAHCIKLCPRFREIRVRLGEHDLNSSQDCTTYDYKKFCAPPVEEFSIEKAIIHEEFNPFSAWFDVALLKLDRKVVFKDHIRPICLPLTDQLLAFTSNIGQSFLAVGWGKTEDLRFANTSMEVYINTETCTGGRDNSFLCANGDFVDTCTGDSGGPLTWSILHLGAVRTVQFGVVSYGSTECGAGQKAYYMDVPTYMPWIIKKLAKFSQLRVNLDTNHLR, from the exons ATGAAGTGTTTCCAAGAGATTTTCTGTCTGGCCTGGGCTTTCATCTGCCTTATAGAAGTATCTGAACTTGTACCACAAAATTGGACACCAGAAGAACGCAGCGTTTACGAGCAATTGCGACAACAGGATTGCGGAGTCCTTTCGAATATATTACCCATCCAAAGACTTAGAAGAAGGATCACCGGAGGCAGAAAATCTTCCCTAATGTCCCAACCATGGATGGCTTTTCTCTACATACCAGAGCATTTGGAAATTTGTCGTTGTGGGGGCTCCCTTATCTCAGAAA GCTTTGTTTTAACTGCTGCCCATTGCATTAAACTGTGTCCACGGTTTAGAGA aatAAGAGTGCGGCTGGGAGAACACGACTTAAATTCCTCACAAGACTGCACCACCTACGACTATAAAAAGTTTTGTGCCCCGCCCGTTGAGGAATTTTCTATAGAGAAGGCGATCATTCATGAGGAATTTAACCCCTTCTCCGCTTGGTTTGATGTTGCCCTGCTGAAACTGGACCGAAAAGTGGTCTTTAAAG ATCACATCCGACCCATTTGTCTGCCTCTGACAGATCAACTCCTGGCGTTTACCTCCAACATTGGACAATCTTTCTTGGCGGTGGGCTGGGGAAAAACGGAGGATCTGCGCTTTGCCAACACTTCCATGGAGGTCTATATAAACACTGAGACGTGCACCGGCGGCAGGGATAACTCCTTCCTGTGCGCCAACGGAGACTTTGTGGATACCTGCACCGGCGACTCAGGTGGTCCGCTCACCTGGTCGATCCTGCACCTTGGCGCCGTTCGCACGGTGCAATTCGGAGTGGTCAGCTACGGGAGCACAGAGTGCGGAGCTGGTCAGAAGGCCTACTACATGGATGTGCCCACTTACATGCCCTGGATAATCAAGAAGCTGGCCAAGTTCTCACAGTTGCGAGTCAATTTAGATACTAATCATTTGAGGTAa
- the LOC108036279 gene encoding serine-threonine kinase receptor-associated protein has translation MSQQIGAKCVGHTDAVVELSFSRDLGSGFYLASAGLDGIAMMRHGDTGHMIGNLRKHKAGVWSVSLNEDARILASGGADGKVRIWDALLGKQLTKYTHEETVSCLDLDPKGSRLVSGCLGLEPAVSLYDLEKSGKKPLMTFRGHQRGIRDLTFCLEENCILTSSYDRNVKMWDCRSGERTHSIVLTHHAKTVELHHDREIVTIAFERSVIFLDPRTFEILKTRKCPFKVTSAALHPRKESYACGNIEGVVYKYDYETGLPLGCYQGRSKSAICFLRFSPDGEICAMALANGNIILWRQNMDKKYGLWTTVMSSDEGAEEVDYVDADDEGEEEDLDGEENESMS, from the coding sequence ATGTCGCAACAGATTGGAGCCAAGTGCGTGGGCCACACCGACGCAGTAGTGGAGTTATCCTTCAGCAGGGACCTTGGTTCGGGCTTTTACCTGGCCTCAGCGGGACTCGATGGCATAGCCATGATGCGGCATGGTGACACTGGGCACATGATAGGCAATCTAAGGAAGCATAAGGCGGGCGTGTGGAGCGTCTCTTTGAACGAGGATGCAAGGATCCTGGCCAGCGGCGGTGCCGATGGCAAGGTTCGCATCTGGGATGCCTTGCTGGGGAAACAGCTAACGAAGTACACGCACGAAGAGACAGTGTCCTGTCTGGACTTGGATCCCAAAGGCAGTCGCCTGGTGAGCGGTTGCCTCGGCCTCGAACCCGCCGTGTCCCTCTACGACCTGGAGAAATCGGGCAAGAAGCCCCTGATGACGTTTCGCGGTCACCAGCGTGGTATCAGGGATCTGACCTTCTGCTTGGAGGAGAACTGCATCCTCACCTCCTCCTACGATCGCAATGTGAAGATGTGGGATTGCCGGAGTGGCGAGCGCACCCACTCGATAGTTCTCACCCACCACGCCAAAACGGTGGAGCTGCACCACGACAGGGAAATAGTTACCATAGCCTTTGAGCGCAGTGTGATCTTTCTGGATCCCAGGACCTTCGAGATCCTGAAGACCCGAAAGTGCCCCTTCAAGGTGACTTCGGCCGCCCTGCATCccaggaaggagagctacgcaTGTGGCAACATTGAGGGTGTCGTCTACAAGTACGACTACGAGACGGGCCTTCCCCTGGGGTGCTACCAGGGCAGGTCCAAGTCAGCGATATGCTTTCTGAGGTTCAGTCCCGATGGCGAAATATGTGCGATGGCCCTGGCAAATGGAAACATCATACTTTGGCGACAGAACATGGACAAGAAGTACGGTCTTTGGACCACCGTCATGTCCTCGGATGAAGGAGCTGAAGAGGTGGACTACGTGGATGCTGATGACgagggggaggaggaggacctgGATGGGGAGGAGAACGAGTCCATGAGTTGA
- the LOC108036620 gene encoding cyclin-dependent kinase inhibitor 1 — protein sequence MVSARVLNPVMLSEFCKMSSSPAVSRNLPCGRQLNRIKRDLFGTAKSAEGSANKTPFNAELERHQELATQKWGFDFRAGCPLTEKSSFIWERVSFQESSFAPEMYTLTRAAHVRPSGDSSPSDMDVLVNERSERENFGSNLVNSSLESNTDNDSCYDSQDESLTSRFSSSNLASTSSIVLRKRQPKITEFMKERKRLAQAPKKLSPAKRLRTSSPSSSASSSSSGGFGLGTHIGAMLKRPRHN from the exons ATGGTCagtgcccgagtcctgaaTCCCGTGATGCTGAGTGAGTTCTGCAAGATGAGCAGCAGTCCGGCGGTGAGTCGCAATTTGCCCTGCGGTCGCCAGTTGAACCGCATCAAGCGTGACCTCTTCGGCACAGCCAAATCCGCCGAGGGTTCAGCCAACAAGAC ACCCTTCAATGCCGAACTGGAGCGCCACCAGGAACTGGCCACTCAAAAGTGGGGCTTCGACTTCCGCGCCGGCTGCCCTTTGACCGAGAAGTCCTCCTTCATCTGGGAACGCGTCAGCTTCCAGGAGTCCAGCTTCGCCCCGGAGATGTACACCCTCACCCGGGCCGCCCACGTTCGTCCCTCCGGCGACAGCAGTCCCAGTGACATGGACGTCTTGGTCAACGAGCGATCCGAGCGCGAGAACTTCGGCTCCAACCTGGTCAACTCCTCGCTGGAGTCCAACACCGATAATGACTCCTGCTACGACTCTCAGGACGAGTCGCTGACGTCGCGATTCAGCTCCTCCAACTTGGCCAGCACCTCCTCGATCGTCCTGCGCAAGCGACAGCCCAAAATCACAG AATTCATGAAGGAGCGCAAGCGTTTGGCCCAGGCACCCAAGAAACTATCGCCCGCAAAGCGTCTGCGCACCAGCTCTCCCAGCTCATCCGCCAGCTCGAGCTCCAGCGGAGGATTCGGATTGGGGACGCACATCGGGGCGATGCTGAAGCGTCCGCGCCACAACTAA